In Crinalium epipsammum PCC 9333, the following are encoded in one genomic region:
- the cas2 gene encoding CRISPR-associated endonuclease Cas2, which yields MMVVVVYDIPDDKRRVKLSNFLEGYGNRIQWSVFECFISLNEMRELYQKVKKQVKPAEDNVRFYWMSDEAVSMTLTIGSENPEPPPKYYVI from the coding sequence ATAATGGTTGTTGTAGTTTATGACATTCCTGATGATAAAAGACGCGTAAAGTTATCAAATTTTTTAGAGGGCTACGGAAATAGAATCCAATGGTCCGTTTTCGAGTGTTTTATCAGTTTGAACGAAATGCGAGAACTGTATCAAAAGGTAAAGAAACAAGTTAAGCCAGCAGAGGATAATGTTCGTTTTTACTGGATGTCCGATGAAGCTGTGTCGATGACTTTAACTATTGGTAGTGAAAATCCTGAACCACCTCCTAAGTATTATGTTATCTAA
- a CDS encoding serine/threonine-protein kinase: MSYCINPKCQQRENSDNLSHCQSCGSELLINQRYRIVKPLRELNPAFPTDIFEVIDLGLGEDDWGARKVLKVLKYSNNPALVRLFQQEARVLMFLQHSGIPKVEPDGYFTVQLPKSGKQLYCLVMEFIEGENLADWIDKHGGISPEFVLVWLSELTNILDGLHSQNLLHRDIKPSNLLVRPNGQLALIDFGIVGVGEWGLTKVGTTGYAAPEQIVGEAVIPSDFFALGRTFVHLLTGRSPMDFPEDPKTGRLIWRSSVKGISQELADLIDDLMAAFPEKRPKNTRVILQRLQLIKSPADSSKLFDRKWILNSAKWGLVGALVVIFLAPYIFRVVNQFIIPGLDKFFTNLGTDHYNNSQFSSAESYYELALKFNPNNQAAEYSLGKICEEKKDFDCAISRYQDVINGSNSDAGAAAISSLARLQILSEDAKTVNVDLIFKGFKLTSQPGIQASLYKNLGWLRWEQNRIQEAEGYLKRAIAISQTNEYNYASPYCLLAQVKEAQKADASQEWDICYQDASSSILEEQVWASMARQRLRASGKHVE, encoded by the coding sequence GTGAGCTACTGTATAAACCCTAAATGTCAACAGCGTGAAAATTCTGACAATCTCAGTCATTGTCAGAGTTGTGGTAGTGAGTTATTAATTAATCAACGTTATCGGATAGTTAAACCACTACGGGAATTAAATCCTGCTTTCCCTACTGATATTTTTGAGGTAATAGATTTAGGTTTGGGTGAGGATGATTGGGGCGCTAGAAAAGTTTTAAAGGTATTAAAGTACAGTAATAATCCCGCTCTAGTAAGGTTATTTCAACAAGAAGCACGGGTGTTGATGTTTTTGCAGCATTCGGGTATTCCCAAGGTTGAACCTGATGGCTATTTTACAGTGCAGCTTCCGAAGAGTGGGAAGCAGTTGTATTGTTTGGTAATGGAATTTATCGAAGGGGAAAATTTAGCTGATTGGATAGATAAACACGGTGGTATTTCTCCTGAATTCGTTTTAGTCTGGTTGTCAGAGTTAACGAATATTCTTGATGGTTTACATAGTCAAAATCTTTTGCATAGAGATATTAAACCATCTAATCTGTTGGTAAGACCCAACGGTCAATTAGCTTTAATTGATTTTGGCATAGTTGGGGTGGGAGAGTGGGGACTAACGAAAGTAGGAACAACAGGATATGCTGCGCCGGAGCAAATTGTTGGTGAAGCTGTTATCCCATCAGATTTCTTTGCTCTGGGGCGTACTTTTGTACATTTATTGACGGGGAGATCCCCTATGGATTTTCCTGAAGATCCGAAGACTGGTAGGTTGATTTGGCGTAGTAGTGTTAAGGGTATTTCTCAGGAGTTGGCTGATTTAATTGATGATTTGATGGCGGCTTTTCCAGAAAAGCGACCTAAAAATACACGAGTGATTTTACAACGCCTGCAATTAATTAAGTCGCCAGCAGATTCAAGTAAATTATTTGATAGAAAGTGGATACTTAATTCCGCTAAATGGGGATTAGTAGGGGCTTTAGTAGTAATTTTTCTAGCTCCTTATATTTTTCGTGTGGTTAATCAATTTATTATCCCAGGGCTTGATAAGTTTTTTACTAATCTTGGTACAGATCACTACAATAACAGTCAATTTTCCAGCGCTGAGTCTTACTATGAATTGGCATTGAAGTTTAATCCCAATAATCAAGCTGCTGAGTATAGTTTAGGTAAAATTTGTGAGGAGAAAAAAGATTTTGATTGTGCTATATCTAGATATCAGGATGTGATTAACGGTAGCAATTCTGATGCAGGAGCAGCAGCGATTAGTAGTTTAGCTCGTTTGCAGATTTTGTCTGAAGATGCAAAGACGGTTAATGTGGATTTAATATTCAAGGGGTTCAAACTTACTTCTCAACCAGGGATACAAGCTTCTTTATACAAGAATTTAGGTTGGTTACGCTGGGAGCAAAATCGGATTCAGGAAGCTGAGGGTTATTTGAAGCGTGCGATCGCTATCTCCCAGACTAATGAATATAATTATGCTTCCCCTTATTGTTTGTTGGCACAAGTCAAGGAAGCTCAGAAAGCAGATGCGTCCCAAGAGTGGGACATCTGCTATCAAGATGCTAGTAGTTCTATTCTAGAAGAGCAGGTTTGGGCAAGCATGGCACGTCAGCGACTACGTGCCAGTGGTAAGCATGTCGAGTAG
- a CDS encoding helix-turn-helix transcriptional regulator — MISDLPQDFIRQLTAEYGVSDAEFEALALALRSEPTVAIASTIGISEVAVRKRLGEVYRKFNITGIRPGKIAELKQFLISQYQARNRSTTNSRTDWGEAPDLGAFYGRIADLNLLKQWVNADSARLVAILGMTGCGKTSLSVQFAQQNQTQFDFVIWRSLRNSPSVTDLVTTLIEFISQQPAKNLPDDSNSQISLLLECLQAHRCLIVLDDFETLLQTEELAGYYRTGYEEYRELFQRVAEINHQSCLILISSEAPAELALLSVNSVKQLKPTGADIIAKEIFKEKGLSATPEEWQKLLNRYRDNLLAFKIVAITIKDFFNGHVSQFLEATALFVDDTLTYLLEQQFERLTSSEEDVMYWLAIIEQQIGIFQLKQQFFESLSLSEYLNNLDSLERRSLIEKTTTDSEIMLQLQPLIKKYVTQQLVQQVTQEVQQLLRQPNFSNFSVLKNYCLGKSCEKQQINTARQSSQLLQQLANNLQNKLRRSEGNIYDSLKQLGENLKKQPRLKVGYAGANLNDIISKIPSN, encoded by the coding sequence TTGATTTCAGATCTTCCCCAAGACTTTATCCGACAGCTTACTGCTGAGTACGGTGTCTCAGATGCCGAGTTTGAGGCGTTAGCTTTAGCGTTGCGATCTGAACCGACAGTAGCGATCGCATCAACAATAGGTATCAGCGAAGTTGCAGTGCGTAAACGCCTGGGTGAAGTCTACAGGAAATTTAATATCACTGGAATCAGACCTGGGAAGATTGCCGAGTTAAAGCAATTTCTGATCTCACAATACCAAGCTCGCAATCGTTCTACTACCAATAGTCGTACTGATTGGGGAGAAGCACCAGATCTGGGCGCTTTCTACGGACGAATAGCAGACTTAAACTTGCTTAAACAATGGGTGAATGCAGACTCAGCGCGTTTAGTTGCAATCTTGGGAATGACTGGATGCGGTAAAACCAGTTTATCTGTGCAGTTTGCTCAACAAAATCAAACCCAGTTTGATTTTGTCATTTGGCGATCGCTTCGTAACTCCCCTTCAGTTACAGATCTTGTCACAACCCTAATTGAATTTATCTCCCAACAACCAGCAAAAAATTTACCAGACGACTCTAACTCGCAAATTTCCCTATTGTTGGAATGCTTACAAGCACATCGTTGTTTAATTGTTTTAGATGACTTTGAGACATTATTACAGACAGAAGAGTTAGCTGGATACTATCGCACTGGATATGAAGAATATCGAGAACTATTTCAACGAGTAGCAGAAATTAACCATCAAAGTTGCTTAATACTAATTAGTTCAGAAGCACCTGCGGAGTTAGCCTTACTTTCTGTAAATTCTGTTAAACAGTTAAAACCTACTGGCGCAGACATTATTGCTAAAGAGATATTTAAAGAAAAAGGATTATCTGCTACCCCTGAAGAATGGCAAAAACTACTTAATCGTTATCGGGATAATCTTCTAGCCTTTAAAATAGTAGCCATCACTATTAAAGATTTTTTTAATGGTCATGTCTCACAATTTTTAGAAGCAACAGCCTTATTTGTGGATGATACGCTGACTTATTTACTAGAGCAACAATTTGAACGTTTAACCTCATCTGAAGAAGATGTGATGTATTGGTTAGCAATTATTGAACAGCAAATTGGAATATTTCAATTAAAGCAACAATTTTTTGAGAGTTTATCCTTATCAGAGTATTTAAATAACTTGGATTCTTTAGAGCGACGGTCTTTAATTGAAAAAACGACAACTGACTCGGAAATAATGTTACAACTCCAGCCTTTAATTAAAAAGTATGTAACTCAGCAATTAGTTCAGCAAGTTACTCAGGAAGTTCAACAACTGCTGCGTCAACCCAATTTCTCAAATTTTTCAGTTTTGAAAAATTATTGTTTGGGTAAATCTTGTGAAAAGCAACAAATTAATACAGCTAGGCAATCATCCCAATTACTCCAACAACTAGCTAATAATTTGCAAAATAAATTACGCCGATCTGAAGGAAATATTTATGATTCACTTAAACAGCTTGGTGAAAATCTAAAAAAACAACCTAGGTTAAAAGTCGGATATGCTGGCGCAAACCTAAATGATATTATCTCAAAAATTCCTAGCAATTAA
- the cas1 gene encoding CRISPR-associated endonuclease Cas1 has protein sequence MRSPLPLTSETDKEKQLGKSAIKTVWNREMATIYLLEPGSTLYKEHLRFVIWVPDEQKIEVPIREVERILVFGNIQVTTQAINACLEQQILVLFLSTTGQYKGHIWNWESNHLGNELIQIEKRQDPQFQFLVSQAIVRGKLANSRQLLMRLNRKRKVAEVSQAIAGIGTDISALDTVNNLDSLRGYEGVGAARYFPAFGQLITNPEFSFSLRYRQPPTDPVNSLLSFGYTLLFNNVLSLIVAEGLSPYFANLHYGEDKKPYLAFDLMEEFRSPIVDSLVLKLINSAVFKSRDFETVVSTGGVYLRKESRRIFLQHFEKRMNEELSHPDLLSQVSYRHAIQLQIRRYKRSLLHSIAYEPFLRTA, from the coding sequence TTGCGATCGCCACTTCCGTTAACTTCAGAAACTGATAAAGAAAAGCAACTCGGAAAGTCTGCTATTAAAACTGTTTGGAATAGAGAAATGGCTACTATTTATTTGCTTGAACCTGGGTCAACACTTTATAAAGAACATCTCCGCTTTGTAATTTGGGTTCCTGATGAGCAGAAAATTGAAGTGCCAATCCGAGAAGTTGAACGGATTCTTGTTTTTGGCAATATTCAAGTAACTACTCAGGCAATTAACGCTTGTTTAGAACAACAAATATTAGTATTATTTTTAAGTACCACTGGTCAATATAAAGGTCATATTTGGAATTGGGAATCTAATCATCTAGGCAACGAATTAATCCAAATTGAAAAGCGTCAAGATCCGCAGTTTCAATTTTTAGTATCTCAAGCGATCGTGCGTGGTAAATTGGCAAACTCTAGACAATTGTTGATGAGATTAAACCGCAAGCGCAAAGTAGCAGAAGTGTCTCAAGCTATTGCGGGTATTGGTACGGATATTTCGGCTCTTGATACAGTTAATAATCTAGATAGTTTGCGGGGTTATGAAGGAGTTGGCGCTGCCCGATATTTTCCGGCGTTTGGTCAGTTAATCACTAATCCAGAATTTAGTTTTTCTTTGCGATACCGCCAGCCTCCTACCGATCCAGTTAATTCCTTATTGAGTTTTGGTTACACTCTGTTATTTAACAACGTTTTAAGTTTGATTGTTGCCGAAGGGCTATCTCCTTATTTTGCTAATTTACACTACGGGGAAGATAAAAAGCCATATTTAGCTTTCGATTTAATGGAGGAATTTCGTTCGCCAATTGTAGATAGTTTAGTCTTAAAACTCATCAATAGCGCAGTCTTCAAGTCCAGAGATTTTGAAACTGTTGTTAGTACTGGAGGAGTTTATTTAAGGAAGGAATCCAGACGAATTTTTCTGCAACATTTTGAAAAACGCATGAATGAAGAACTTTCTCATCCTGACTTGCTATCTCAAGTTTCTTATCGACACGCTATTCAATTGCAGATTCGACGCTATAAGCGCAGTTTATTGCATAGTATAGCTTATGAGCCATTTTTAAGAACAGCATAA
- a CDS encoding GGDEF domain-containing protein: protein MLSVAQLLPQSLIILDVDYFRCVNNNYGHLVGDRVLQILAMRLQNHLRSEDTIFRYGGEEFVIILSNTDAVIVRKIADRLRVLIGSQLISIESSLSINITISLGTATLKPTDDAQSQFTITSRSILAAS, encoded by the coding sequence GTGTTGTCAGTAGCTCAACTGTTGCCTCAAAGCTTAATTATCTTGGATGTAGACTATTTTCGTTGTGTCAATAATAATTATGGACATTTGGTAGGCGATCGCGTTTTACAAATCTTGGCGATGCGTTTGCAAAACCACTTGCGCTCTGAAGATACCATTTTTCGGTATGGTGGTGAGGAATTTGTGATTATTCTCAGCAATACTGATGCTGTTATAGTACGGAAAATCGCCGACCGTCTGCGCGTGTTGATTGGCTCTCAACTAATAAGCATTGAATCAAGCTTGAGTATCAATATTACTATCAGCTTGGGAACTGCTACGCTCAAACCTACTGATGATGCTCAAAGTCAGTTTACTATAACGAGCAGATCGATACTTGCTGCAAGCTAA
- the ltrA gene encoding group II intron reverse transcriptase/maturase, protein MSQLEINILHSQTQRDLTSSDIVEEFLSRENFQRAWRKVAENQGSAGVDEETTDDFNHNLNSNLSQLRDAVANSTYQPLPFKQVFIPKQKGSWRELKIPTVRDRIVQQALLNVLAPIMENKFSPASFAYRPHMSYINAVEQVAHWRDLGYHWVMDADVSKYFDSIDHQRLLIVVRKYLDNPGILCLIKAWISAGVLTKEGIVRNDKGIPQGAVISPMLANIYLDEFDKIISASDLKLVRYADDFLVLATTQERIVKAYSEVEQILNSFKLTLHPEKTQITNFERGFRFLGHGFLENAIFPVESSKTVSASGVEGKGSKKKLSTRNDASKANRNSASIAIATSVNFRN, encoded by the coding sequence ATGAGCCAACTAGAAATCAACATTCTTCATTCTCAGACACAGAGAGACTTAACCTCTAGCGATATTGTTGAGGAATTCCTGAGTAGAGAAAATTTTCAACGTGCTTGGAGAAAAGTCGCTGAAAATCAAGGTAGTGCCGGAGTGGATGAAGAAACAACTGATGATTTTAATCATAATTTGAATAGTAACCTCTCTCAATTAAGAGACGCAGTTGCTAACAGCACATATCAACCACTACCATTTAAACAAGTTTTTATACCTAAACAGAAGGGAAGTTGGCGAGAATTAAAAATTCCCACGGTGCGAGATAGAATTGTTCAACAAGCATTATTAAATGTTCTAGCTCCCATTATGGAGAATAAGTTTTCTCCAGCTAGTTTTGCCTATCGTCCTCATATGTCTTACATCAATGCTGTCGAACAAGTTGCTCATTGGCGGGACTTAGGTTATCACTGGGTAATGGATGCAGACGTCTCTAAATATTTTGATAGTATTGACCATCAACGATTGTTAATAGTGGTAAGAAAATATTTAGATAATCCAGGTATATTATGTTTAATTAAAGCTTGGATTTCGGCTGGCGTGTTAACTAAAGAGGGAATAGTCAGAAATGACAAAGGAATTCCTCAAGGGGCAGTTATTTCGCCAATGCTGGCTAATATTTATCTCGATGAATTTGACAAGATTATCTCGGCATCGGATTTAAAACTTGTGCGTTATGCAGATGATTTTTTAGTATTAGCTACTACTCAAGAGCGCATTGTTAAAGCTTACTCAGAAGTAGAACAAATTCTTAATTCTTTCAAGTTAACACTACATCCTGAAAAAACTCAAATTACCAATTTTGAGCGCGGATTTCGGTTTTTAGGTCATGGCTTTCTAGAAAATGCCATTTTTCCTGTTGAGTCATCTAAAACTGTGTCTGCATCTGGAGTAGAAGGTAAGGGAAGTAAAAAAAAGCTTTCAACGAGAAACGACGCAAGCAAGGCAAACAGAAACTCTGCCAGCATTGCGATCGCCACTTCCGTTAACTTCAGAAACTGA
- a CDS encoding GspE/PulE family protein: MPTISPTINSAWQKLTQQEITCQEALKLLINDQKIVNLNFLDPEVYARFFREFSNRSALPPLIPLLLWRNCYYLGCPIPLKPDAIQQLRDRTLTDIKIIPIAEKSYRLWSLSQNFKPNEISTSTIANPNTNDAELSDISEITSLYLTKADSQIERIKTIISGALHHRASDIHLEPTTDGLRVRYRIDGILRDITTLPVDVSRKAIVALKVMSQMDIAESRRPQDGRIGESYSSTEEVDLRVDMRVSTLPCVGGEKAVIRLLPRENPFSGLEDLGFSPKKLEIYKTWLQQPQGMVIITGPTGSGKTSTLYNSLQAVATSDVNVVTVEDPVEYVLPRITQTQVHDAAGMTFAAGLRAILRQDPDIIMLGEIRDGETAETAVRAALTGHLVLTTLHTNDAVSAIPRLKDIGPDSSLVGDALLGIVAQRLVRKVCPHCAEVYTPTEADLRMLGLEKAEVDLSGWRRGKGCANCFHSGYFGREAILELLNVDSHVRELIYEGTMTQLHRYLSSIGFDSFRVAAIEKVTQGVTTISEVLRVLPHSALSIGLKPI, encoded by the coding sequence ATGCCAACTATCTCGCCTACTATTAACTCAGCTTGGCAGAAATTAACACAACAGGAAATTACCTGTCAAGAAGCACTTAAACTTTTGATAAATGACCAAAAAATTGTTAACCTTAATTTCTTAGATCCAGAAGTTTATGCCCGTTTCTTTCGAGAATTTTCTAATCGCAGTGCTTTACCGCCTCTAATTCCTTTACTACTTTGGCGCAATTGTTACTATTTAGGCTGTCCAATTCCCCTAAAACCAGATGCCATACAACAACTGCGAGATCGCACTTTAACAGACATCAAAATTATCCCCATCGCCGAAAAAAGTTATCGCCTTTGGTCACTCAGCCAAAACTTTAAGCCTAACGAGATTAGCACTTCTACTATTGCTAATCCTAATACCAACGATGCTGAACTTTCTGATATTAGCGAAATCACATCACTTTATCTCACCAAAGCTGATAGCCAAATTGAACGAATTAAAACAATTATCAGTGGTGCTTTACACCATCGCGCTAGTGATATTCATCTGGAACCCACAACTGATGGCTTAAGAGTGCGCTATCGCATTGATGGCATTTTGCGGGATATTACTACTCTACCTGTTGATGTTAGTCGTAAAGCGATTGTGGCATTGAAAGTAATGTCTCAAATGGACATTGCTGAAAGTCGTCGCCCGCAAGATGGCAGGATTGGAGAAAGTTATTCTTCAACAGAAGAAGTAGATTTGCGTGTAGATATGCGGGTAAGTACCCTACCTTGTGTGGGTGGGGAGAAAGCAGTTATTCGGTTACTACCACGAGAAAACCCGTTTTCTGGATTAGAAGATTTAGGGTTTTCCCCGAAAAAATTAGAGATTTATAAAACATGGTTGCAACAACCCCAAGGGATGGTTATTATCACAGGCCCAACGGGTTCAGGTAAAACCAGTACACTTTATAACAGTCTCCAAGCTGTAGCTACATCTGATGTCAATGTAGTTACAGTAGAAGACCCTGTAGAGTATGTGTTACCTAGAATTACCCAAACTCAGGTACATGATGCTGCTGGTATGACCTTTGCTGCTGGACTCAGAGCAATTTTACGCCAAGACCCAGATATCATTATGCTGGGAGAAATTCGGGATGGAGAAACGGCAGAAACGGCAGTAAGAGCCGCATTAACAGGACATTTGGTGTTGACTACTCTGCATACTAATGATGCTGTGAGTGCGATTCCTCGTTTAAAGGATATTGGCCCAGATTCTAGTTTAGTTGGTGATGCTTTGTTGGGGATTGTCGCACAGCGATTAGTCCGTAAGGTTTGCCCTCATTGTGCGGAAGTTTACACGCCAACTGAAGCAGATTTGAGAATGCTGGGTTTGGAAAAAGCCGAAGTGGATTTAAGTGGGTGGCGTAGGGGGAAAGGTTGTGCTAATTGTTTCCATTCTGGCTATTTTGGACGGGAAGCAATTTTAGAGTTGTTGAATGTCGATAGTCACGTGCGAGAGTTGATTTATGAGGGAACGATGACACAGTTGCATCGCTATTTGTCATCAATTGGGTTTGATTCATTTCGGGTAGCTGCAATTGAGAAGGTGACTCAAGGGGTGACTACTATTAGTGAGGTGTTGCGGGTGTTACCCCATAGTGCTTTGTCAATAGGACTTAAGCCAATCTAA
- a CDS encoding LabA-like NYN domain-containing protein, whose translation MVTDISLFTQTTATGNSRTRSQKVSKLAVNNNKLATVIEAASVASAIAGSVAATVYQQLLLGVIPLSVSFCLSHLYNRQRLTQLQQHSQALGATINLAREDSEANNAILGSQIQAVESAITQARQDLLPRQALAAIKSKIERLNKQEVIIAQVLTPQIAECQQTIIGLENQMAVLVEQLTKIKTTTSNTLAAQPATKTLAQGQRGRVMIFIDGANLYHAVVEKGWEIDFAKLLNFLTNNGELVGAYFYTGVERNQPNQERFLSYLRHLGYQIIQKDVVQFKDGSKKANLDVELALDMIDKLGSYDTAVLVSGDSDFTCVVKQVQQHLVQVEVVSFRKFTSKVLIKACDRYVDLDTLYNQICKVPVSPSRSRPALKGIA comes from the coding sequence ATGGTTACAGACATCTCTTTATTCACTCAAACCACAGCAACAGGCAATAGCCGGACTCGTTCTCAAAAGGTTAGTAAGCTTGCCGTCAATAATAACAAATTAGCAACAGTAATAGAAGCGGCATCAGTAGCTAGTGCAATTGCTGGTAGTGTAGCAGCAACAGTTTATCAACAATTACTTTTAGGAGTAATACCTTTATCTGTATCTTTTTGTTTAAGCCACTTATATAATCGTCAGCGTTTAACTCAATTACAACAACACTCTCAAGCGCTTGGAGCAACAATTAATTTAGCAAGAGAAGATAGTGAAGCGAATAATGCCATATTAGGATCTCAAATTCAAGCTGTTGAATCAGCTATTACACAAGCCAGACAAGATCTGCTACCTCGTCAAGCTTTAGCAGCTATTAAGTCAAAGATTGAAAGACTTAATAAGCAAGAAGTAATCATTGCTCAAGTATTAACCCCGCAAATAGCTGAATGCCAACAAACTATTATTGGCTTAGAAAACCAAATGGCAGTGCTAGTTGAGCAATTAACAAAAATAAAAACAACAACCTCTAATACCTTAGCGGCTCAACCTGCTACTAAAACTTTAGCTCAGGGACAACGGGGGCGGGTAATGATTTTTATTGATGGTGCTAATTTGTATCATGCTGTAGTCGAAAAAGGATGGGAAATTGATTTTGCCAAGCTTCTAAATTTTTTAACTAATAATGGTGAGCTAGTAGGTGCATATTTTTATACTGGTGTTGAGCGTAATCAGCCTAACCAGGAACGCTTCTTATCTTATCTGCGCCATCTAGGTTATCAAATTATTCAGAAAGATGTGGTGCAATTTAAAGATGGTTCTAAAAAAGCTAATTTGGATGTTGAATTAGCTTTGGATATGATCGATAAACTTGGCAGTTATGATACGGCTGTCTTAGTTAGTGGTGATAGCGATTTTACTTGTGTTGTTAAGCAAGTTCAACAACATCTTGTACAGGTAGAGGTAGTGAGTTTTCGGAAATTTACTAGCAAAGTATTGATTAAAGCGTGCGATCGCTATGTCGATTTAGACACACTGTATAATCAAATATGCAAAGTTCCTGTTTCTCCATCAAGATCTCGTCCAGCCCTGAAAGGTATTGCTTAA
- a CDS encoding peptidoglycan DD-metalloendopeptidase family protein: MLNKLWKILTVSSAAVSTLVMGAVVVQAAETFSVDNVALNTNWNFRRIDSQPRMSIWPRNDGDPDQQFDRLTGNLGGTLLKHRSTGNCLNAHSLWNGAEINVWPCNGSDPDQNWNLINVSDGRMLIQRRGTNLCVDTPTRDNGGKVHLWDCDSNNGNQRWRSSAYTAPPPPTGSNIIVKASTSNLNFNRGQQWVTSTNYKFIFQGDGNLVLYNPQGKAIWATGTDNTGADIFSVQADGNVVLYDRGKPVWATDTSGRPGAFLAIQTDGNVVVYASNNTPLFATGTDGGRVTTFIASADWLKKNGGSPTPPPSPIVDMVGLKKLLFRNVSSTLTSPYGMRNCQIWGNTYWNCQHPALDIAATVNSPIYSPIEGVVIARNDNYGIVGIYNQKSNKTFFFGHMNRTDVVKSQRVTKGQQVGIEGTKGHVTGPHLHFEARPGNQPYMATDIRQAINPLDAVNQANQ; encoded by the coding sequence ATGTTGAATAAACTTTGGAAGATATTGACAGTAAGCTCTGCGGCTGTTTCAACTTTAGTTATGGGTGCAGTAGTAGTTCAAGCAGCAGAAACATTCTCTGTAGACAACGTAGCTTTAAATACCAATTGGAATTTCCGTCGTATTGATAGTCAACCCAGAATGTCTATCTGGCCGCGTAATGATGGCGATCCTGATCAACAATTTGATCGATTAACAGGAAATCTTGGCGGTACTCTGTTGAAACATCGCTCTACTGGTAATTGTTTGAATGCACATTCCTTGTGGAATGGAGCAGAAATCAATGTCTGGCCGTGTAATGGTAGCGACCCCGATCAAAACTGGAATTTAATTAATGTTAGTGATGGTCGAATGTTGATCCAAAGAAGGGGAACTAATCTCTGTGTTGATACTCCCACACGCGATAATGGTGGCAAAGTTCATCTGTGGGATTGTGATAGTAATAATGGCAATCAACGCTGGAGAAGCAGCGCATATACAGCACCACCACCTCCCACTGGAAGTAATATCATTGTCAAGGCAAGCACAAGCAACTTAAATTTTAACCGAGGTCAACAATGGGTTACTTCTACTAACTACAAGTTTATATTTCAAGGTGATGGAAATTTAGTTCTTTATAACCCACAGGGTAAAGCAATTTGGGCGACTGGAACGGATAACACAGGTGCTGATATCTTTTCTGTACAAGCTGATGGGAATGTTGTGCTTTACGATCGCGGAAAACCAGTTTGGGCAACTGACACATCGGGTCGCCCTGGTGCTTTCCTAGCTATTCAAACAGATGGGAATGTTGTTGTATATGCCTCTAATAATACACCGTTATTCGCTACTGGTACAGATGGAGGAAGGGTAACAACGTTTATAGCATCAGCAGATTGGCTGAAAAAAAATGGTGGAAGTCCAACACCTCCTCCTTCACCCATAGTTGATATGGTAGGTCTTAAAAAGCTACTGTTTAGAAATGTTTCTAGTACTCTTACATCACCTTATGGAATGCGAAACTGCCAGATTTGGGGAAATACTTATTGGAATTGTCAGCATCCCGCACTTGATATTGCAGCTACAGTCAACTCTCCAATTTACTCCCCAATTGAAGGAGTTGTAATTGCACGAAATGATAACTATGGAATTGTTGGAATATATAATCAGAAGTCTAACAAAACATTCTTTTTTGGTCATATGAACAGAACAGATGTTGTTAAGAGCCAACGAGTAACCAAGGGTCAACAGGTAGGTATAGAAGGTACAAAAGGTCACGTAACTGGACCTCACCTCCACTTTGAAGCTCGTCCTGGGAATCAGCCTTATATGGCGACTGACATCAGACAAGCTATTAACCCTCTAGATGCAGTTAATCAAGCAAATCAGTAA